One window of Puntigrus tetrazona isolate hp1 chromosome 14, ASM1883169v1, whole genome shotgun sequence genomic DNA carries:
- the LOC122357236 gene encoding LOW QUALITY PROTEIN: protocadherin gamma-A11-like (The sequence of the model RefSeq protein was modified relative to this genomic sequence to represent the inferred CDS: inserted 1 base in 1 codon), producing the protein MAVNDFFRTGCSRWRVFFQPQWHVIFFISCYIPFVISQIRYSIPEEMSKGSLIGNVAQDLGLDLKRLRTGRARIVTGESTQYAELKTDKGILVVSERIDREKHCGDITPCSFSFEIILENPIELHQVTVEIIDVNDNSPVFEKSKINFEISESATPGSRFALESAYDADVEFNTLQNYVLTKNNYFVLKQQSNPDGSRYVEMVLDKALDREERPNLSLQLIAVDGGNPQRSGSVNIEVTVLDANDNAPEFNQTVYRASVIENAPRGTYITTVNATDADAGSNGHITFSFSDLKEHSRDVFSIDENTGLVSVLGNIDFEKDKRFEIRVKATDQGGLTSTSKLVIEVVDVNDNAPVINLMSLSSPVAEDAPPGTTIAVVNIKDFDSGPNGQVTCVINENLPFNIKSSLSNYYNLITDAFLDREIKSEYNITVTASDSGSPALSSSTTLRLKVSDVNDNAPLFNRSSYSAYLLENNEPGVSICSVTARDLDWNQNSRVSYFLENTQTGGAPISSYVSINSENGVIHAVRSFDYEQVKQLSFVVKAQDGGSPPLSSNVSVKIIIQDQNDNAPQVLYPVQSGASVVAEIVPRSADVGYLVTKVVAVDVDSGQNAWLSYKLQKHTDRALFEVGLQNGEIRTVRQVTDKDAVKQRLTVVVEDNGQPSRSATVNVNVAVADSFPEVLSEFTDFTHDKDYNDNLTFYLVLALAVVSFLFIVSIIAILSVKCYRWRRERMFXQIWSQSSGYSVLSSSLRRRRGHGNFTARVQL; encoded by the exons ATGGCTGTAAACGATTTTTTTCGGACTGGATGCTCTCGATGGCGTGTTTTCTTTCAACCGCAGTGGCACGTAATATTTTTCATCTCGTGCTACATTCCTTTTGTCATCTCCCAAATCCGCTACTCCATACCCGAGGAAATGAGTAAAGGCTCGCTCATAGGTAATGTAGCACAGGATCTGGGGCTCGATTTGAAAAGGCTTCGAACGGGTCGAGCGCGTATCGTTACCGGAGAAAGCACCCAGTACGCAGAGCTCAAAACAGACAAAGGGATTCTAGTCGTGAGTGAGAGAATAGACAGAGAAAAGCATTGTGGCGACATCACGCCCTGCAGCTTCAGCTTCGAGATTATTCTAGAGAACCCAATCGAACTGCATCAGGTAACTGTTGAAATCATAGACGTTAATGATAATTCTCCTGTATTCGagaaaagtaaaattaatttcgAAATAAGCGAATCAGCGACTCCCGGTTCTCGCTTTGCTTTAGAGAGTGCGTACGATGCTGATGTGGAATTTAATACATTGCAAAATTATGTTCTCACAAAGAACAATTATTtcgttttaaaacaacaatcaaATCCCGACGGAAGTAGGTATGTCGAAATGGTTCTTGATAAAGCTTTAGACCGGGAGGAGCGTCCTAATCTGTCTCTGCAGCTCATCGCTGTAGATGGCGGAAACCCGCAGAGATCTGGTTCCGTTAATATAGAAGTTACTGTTTTAGATGCGAATGATAACGCGCCAGAGTTTAACCAGACAGTTTATAGGGCGTCTGTGATAGAAAATGCACCGAGGGGCACTTACATTACTACCGTTAACGCCACAGATGCAGACGCTGGCTCAAACGGACACATTACGTTTTCCTTCTCTGACCTGAAAGAACATTCGAgagatgtttttagcattgaTGAGAACACTGGCTTGGTGTCTGTTTTAGGAAATATTGATTTTGAGAAAGACAAACGTTTTGAAATTAGAGTTAAAGCGACAGACCAAGGAGGGCTGACTAGTACAAGTAAGCTTGTAATTGAAGTAGTGGATGTAAACGACAACGCGCCTGTAATCAACCTAATGTCTCTCTCGAGCCCTGTAGCGGAGGACGCGCCTCCAGGTACAACAATTGCAGTGGTTAATATAAAAGATTTCGATTCTGGGCCAAATGGACAGGTTACATGCGTTATTAATGAAAACCTTCcatttaacattaaatcatCCCTCTCTAACTATTATAATTTGATCACAGATGCTTTCCTTGACCGTGaaattaaatctgaatataATATAACGGTGACCGCGAGCGATTCGGGTTCACCTGCACTTTCGAGCTCAACCACACTGCGCCTTAAGGTTTCTGACGTCAATGATAACGCGCCGCTTTTCAATAGAAGTAGCTATTCAGCATACCTTCTTGAAAATAACGAACCAGGTGTGTCAATATGTAGTGTAACTGCGAGAGATTTAGACTGGAATCAAAACTCTAGAGTATcctattttttagaaaatactCAAACTGGTGGAGCGCCGATTTCCTCTTACGTGTCAATAAATTCAGAGAATGGTGTGATACATGCAGTTCGTTCGTTTGACTACGAGCAAGTTAAACAGCTTAGTTTCGTTGTAAAAGCGCAGGACGGAGGCTCTCCTCCTCTCAGCAGCAACGTGAGCGTGAAAATAATCATTCAGGACCAGAACGACAACGCGCCTCAGGTTCTGTATCCGGTCCAGTCAGGCGCTTCTGTGGTGGCTGAAATAGTGCCTCGTTCCGCAGATGTGGGTTATCTGGTGACTAAAGTGGTGGCTGTTGATGTGGACTCTGGACAGAACGCCTGGCTCTCGTATaaactgcagaaacacacagacagggcGCTGTTTGAAGTGGGcttacagaatggagaaataagAACTGTTCGTCAAGTGACAGATAAAGATGCTGTGAAACAAAGACTCACTGTTGTAGTGGAGGACAACGGGCAGCCCTCTCGATCAGCTACAGTCAATGTTAACGTGGCGGTGGCGGACAGCTTCCCTGAAGTGCTCTCCGAGTTCACTGACTTTACGCACGACAAGGACTACAACGACAACCTGACTTTCTATCTGGTCTTGGCTTTGGCCGTGGTTTCCTTTCTCTTTATCGTGTCCATCATCGCCATACTGTCGGTCAAATGCTACAGATGGAGACGCGAGCGGATGT TACAAATCTGGAGCCAATCTTCCGGTTATTCCGTATTATCCTCCTCTTTACGCAGACGTAGGGGGCACGGGAACTTTACAGCACGTGTACAATTATGA